The Helianthus annuus cultivar XRQ/B chromosome 16, HanXRQr2.0-SUNRISE, whole genome shotgun sequence genome includes a window with the following:
- the LOC110868215 gene encoding mediator of RNA polymerase II transcription subunit 19a isoform X1, with protein MDPESKKFGKGPRELTGAVDLISHYKLLPHLDFFCKKSLPLSISDTHYLHNVVGDSEIRKGEGMQLDQLIQNTSFSRDTNTRIQPFDLDTLKEAFKLRETAPIDLPSSEKGIPTVPGKSKSESKDKEKKHKKHKDKDREKDKEHKKHKHRHKDKSKDKDKEKKKDKSSHHEKKRKHEGDEDLNDIHRHKKSKHKSSKMDEMGAIKVAA; from the exons ATGGATCCTGAAAGCAAGAAGTTTGGAAAAG GGCCAAGGGAGCTTACGGGTGCTGTGGATCTTATAAGCCACTATAAACTGTTGCCTCATCTTGACTTCTTCTGCAAGAAATCACTTCCTTTGTCGATTTCAGATACACATTATCTTCATAATGTTGTTGGAGACTCAGAAATTAGAAAAGGTGAAGGAATGCAGTTGGATCAGCTTATTCAGAATACATCCTTTTCAAGGGATACGAATACACGTATACAGCCGTTTGACCTCGACACACTAAAGGAAGCCTTTAAGTTAAGAGAAACTGCTCCCATTGACCTGCCATCT TCAGAGAAGGGGATTCCTACGGTACCTGGAAAATCTAAAAGTGAATCGAAGGACAAggaaaagaaacacaaaaaacaTAAGGACAAAGACAGGGAAAAAGATAAAGAACATAAGAAACACAAGCATCGACATAAAGATAAAAGTAAAGATAAGGATAAGGAAAAAAAGAAGGATAAAAGCAGTCATCATGAGAAG AAAAGGAAGCATGAGGGAGATGAAGATCTCAATGACATTCACAGGCACAAGAAAAGTAAG
- the LOC110868215 gene encoding mediator of RNA polymerase II transcription subunit 19a isoform X2: protein MDPESKKFGKGPRELTGAVDLISHYKLLPHLDFFCKKSLPLSISDTHYLHNVVGDSEIRKGEGMQLDQLIQNTSFSRDTNTRIQPFDLDTLKEAFKLRETAPIDLPSSEKGIPTVPGKSKSESKDKEKKHKKHKDKDREKDKEHKKHKHRHKDKSKDKDKEKKKDKSSHHEKKRKHEGDEDLNDIHRHKKTQELKNG, encoded by the exons ATGGATCCTGAAAGCAAGAAGTTTGGAAAAG GGCCAAGGGAGCTTACGGGTGCTGTGGATCTTATAAGCCACTATAAACTGTTGCCTCATCTTGACTTCTTCTGCAAGAAATCACTTCCTTTGTCGATTTCAGATACACATTATCTTCATAATGTTGTTGGAGACTCAGAAATTAGAAAAGGTGAAGGAATGCAGTTGGATCAGCTTATTCAGAATACATCCTTTTCAAGGGATACGAATACACGTATACAGCCGTTTGACCTCGACACACTAAAGGAAGCCTTTAAGTTAAGAGAAACTGCTCCCATTGACCTGCCATCT TCAGAGAAGGGGATTCCTACGGTACCTGGAAAATCTAAAAGTGAATCGAAGGACAAggaaaagaaacacaaaaaacaTAAGGACAAAGACAGGGAAAAAGATAAAGAACATAAGAAACACAAGCATCGACATAAAGATAAAAGTAAAGATAAGGATAAGGAAAAAAAGAAGGATAAAAGCAGTCATCATGAGAAG AAAAGGAAGCATGAGGGAGATGAAGATCTCAATGACATTCACAGGCACAAGAAAA